In Zingiber officinale cultivar Zhangliang chromosome 8B, Zo_v1.1, whole genome shotgun sequence, a single genomic region encodes these proteins:
- the LOC122015189 gene encoding uncharacterized protein LOC122015189, with amino-acid sequence MDDPSTLSEGSAYRPIEGMESVVATVSGYHGTERFKLIKLIAHAGANYVGAMTKSTTHLVCWRFEGKKYNLAKNIGAHIISHRWFEDCLKERKRLPEDSYSMQSGQDTGSITWEEPAFLNASGEGKCSIPTNRRSKAVDVGASYLDWPESNVLSRHSESSHFPNLHLSSNRRNLFDDNQDDITYGSASRSHCLKKKSYCDLSNYIDPSQKQGTCSKKSRTQLADSDSISGNSLRNRLEQDGLEEILLDNKFRDLNSSLDNRLSSDNEHHEERIETLDSFNDGMKDNEPHKENESLIQHGQNQAEVSCVICWTEFSTTRAVLPCGHRFCYTCIQGWADCMASNGKPSTCPLCKASFTNIKKMEDSSTDQKIYSQTIPSGSPNRDIRKRSSEGNDKDTNLPADYICYECRYHEPVDLLVCCQICKAKWIHSCCLNPLSIPWTCIHCRDLRTLYRLFR; translated from the exons ATGGACGATCCTTCAACTCTGTCTGAAG GAAGTGCGTATCGGCCAATCGAAGGTATGGAATCGGTGGTTGCTACTGTCAGTGGTTACCATGGGACAGAGAGGTTTAAGCTCATCAAGCTTATTGCGCATGCTGGAGCTAATTATGTTGGAGCGATGACAAAATCTACGACACATCTG GTATGTTGGCGGTTTGAAGGTAAGAAGTATAATCTGGCAAAAAATATTGGTGCACATATAATCAGCCATCGATGGTTCGAAGATTGTTTAAAAGAAAGGAAGCGGCTGCCTGAAGATTCTTATTCAATGCAGAG TGGACAAGATACTGGATCCATAACATGGGAAGAACCTGCCTTTTTGAATGCTTCTGGAGAAGGAAAATGCAGCATACCCACTAATCGAAGGAGCAAAGCAGTTGATGTTGGTGCTAGTTAcctggactggcctgaatcaaATGTATTAAGCAGA CATTCGGAATCCAGTCACTTCCCAAATTTGCACTTATCAAGCAACAGGAGAAATTTATTTGATGATAATCAAGATGATATTACGTATGGATCAGCTAGTAGAAGTCACTGCCTTAAGAAGAAATCATATTGTGATCTTTCAAATTATATTGATCCAAGCCAGAAGCAAGGAACTTGTTCAAAGAAGTCCAGAACACAACTCGCTGATTCTGATTCAATCAGTGGAAACAGTTTAAGAAATAGGCTTGAGCAAGACGGCTTAGAGGAAATTCTGTTGGACAATAAATTTAGGGATCTTAATTCTTCTTTAGACAACAGATTATCTTCAGATAATGAGCACCATGAAGAAAGAATTGAAACCCTTGATTCCTTCAATGATGGTATGAAGGATAATGAACCACATAAAGAAAATGAGAGTCTTATCCAGCATGGACAGAATCAAGCAGAAGTATCATGTGTGATTTGTTGGACAGAATTTTCTACAACACGGGCTGTTTTACCTTGTGGGCATCGCTTCTGCTATACATGCATTCAAGGATGGGCTGATTGTATG gcttcaaatgGAAAACCCTCAACTTGCCCTCTATGCAAAGCCAGTTTCACAAACATCAAAAAGATGGAGGATTCCTCTACAGATCAGAAGATATACTCCCAAACCATTCCTAGCGGATCCCCGAATAGAGACATTCGTAAGCGTTCTAGTGAGGGAAATGATAAGGACACAAACTTG CCTGCGGATTATATTTGTTATGAGTGTCGATACCATGAGCCAGTGGATCTTCTTGTATGCTGCCAAATCTGCAAAGCTAAGTGGATACATTCTTGCTGCTTAAATCCTCTATCGATTCCATGGACCTGCATCCATTGTAGGGATCTCAGAACACTCTATAGACTTTTTCGGTAA
- the LOC122016655 gene encoding uncharacterized protein LOC122016655, which translates to MDLWQRAKVFAEEAARRSQEISKEAAKRSQELTQGAARFSQEFVSETTKKSKEMAAEAAKKADLLRSEALRAADQIKTLSIDIPIPIASALVSGSSAAVAPDPASDLERFGITQELKEFVQGIQISTFRDFSMQDEPEPEISTIPPSSNVRQDLNEWQARHATLVLSTVKEISKFRYELCPRYMKERKFWRIYFALVDSHVSPYEKRYMEETKKKAEQKQTESVKENPNTFATVAEAKETKMLKTSTSKTPEDLDVFLLGDLGSDEEGPDGNNADLDDEFDKIGSTSGLDSDTEKL; encoded by the exons ATGGATCTGTGGCAGAGGGCGAAGGTTTTCGCCGAGGAGGCGGCGAGGCGATCGCAGGAGATCTCGAAGGAGGCGGCCAAGCGCTCGCAAGAGCTCACCCAGGGCGCTGCGAGGTTCTCGCAGGAGTTCGTCTCCGAGACGACCAAGAAGTCGAAGGAGATGGCCGCCGAGGCCGCCAAGAAGGCCGATCTTCTCCGTTCCGAGGCGCTCCGCGCCGCTGACCAGATCAAGACCCTCTCCATCGACATCCCCATCCCGATTGCATCTGCATTGGTGTCGGGATCTAGCGCGGCTGTTGCTCCGGACCCTGCTTCGGATCTCGAGAGATTTGGGATTACCCAGGAGCTGAAGGAGTTTGTTCAGGGAATCCAGATTAGCACTTTCAGGGATTTTTCCATGCAAG ATGAACCCGAACCAGAAATATCCACCATCCCCCCATCATCAAATGTGAGGCAAGATCTTAATGAATGGCAAGCAAGACATGCTACTTTGGTTCTGTCAACAGTCAAG GAAATATCAAAGTTCAGATATGAGCTATGTCCTCGTTACATGAAAGAGAGAAAGTTCTGGCGGATTTATTTCGCTCTTGTAGACAGTCATGTATCTCC CTACGAGAAGAGGTATATGGAGGAGACGAAGAAGAAAGCAGAGCAAAAACAAACAGAGAGTGTCAAGGAAAACCCGAATACATTTGCTACAGTAGCAGAAGcaaaagaaaccaaaatgctGAAGACTTCCACCTCAAAGACTCCAGAGGATTTGGATGTGTTTCTTCTTGGTGATCTTGGAAGTGATGAGGAGGGCCCGG ATGGCAACAATGCTGACTTGGATGATGAGTTCGATAAGATTGGGAGCACCTCG GGCTTAGACAGTGATACTGAGAAACTTTAA